Proteins found in one Brachyspira murdochii DSM 12563 genomic segment:
- a CDS encoding 50S ribosomal protein L25, with protein sequence MSENYTIKALQRDTKFKSVGRKLRNEGYALATLYGRENQYSIAVELKEFVKVFSLAGQHDIITLDIENDKAREVLVKDYQIDGIKRSIRHIDFYEIDRNKKIKTYVPIHIEGIPEGVRLGGGTLEQVEYGLPIKAFPGSIPRELIVDVSELKVGDSLHISDIKFPEGVDPVGDGSKAVVTVVTTQDEEAANKGAEA encoded by the coding sequence ATGAGTGAGAATTATACTATTAAAGCTTTACAAAGAGATACAAAATTTAAAAGTGTCGGCCGTAAATTAAGAAATGAAGGCTATGCATTAGCTACTCTTTATGGAAGAGAAAATCAGTACTCTATAGCTGTAGAATTAAAAGAATTTGTTAAAGTTTTCTCTTTGGCAGGTCAGCATGATATAATTACTTTAGATATAGAAAATGATAAGGCTAGAGAAGTATTAGTAAAAGATTATCAAATAGATGGTATAAAAAGAAGTATCAGACATATAGACTTCTATGAAATAGATAGAAATAAAAAAATCAAAACTTATGTTCCTATACATATAGAAGGCATACCAGAAGGCGTACGTTTGGGAGGCGGTACTCTTGAGCAGGTTGAATATGGTTTGCCTATCAAGGCTTTCCCGGGATCTATACCTAGAGAATTAATTGTTGATGTAAGTGAATTAAAAGTAGGAGATAGTTTGCACATTAGTGATATCAAATTCCCAGAAGGTGTTGACCCTGTTGGCGATGGTTCTAAAGCCGTTGTTACAGTTGTTACTACTCAAGATGAAGAAGCTGCTAATAAAGGTGCTGAGGCATAA
- a CDS encoding 6-phospho-beta-glucosidase codes for MAFRKGFLWGGATAANQCEGGFDKGGRGLANVDVAPHGRDRAAVITGKMKMFDFDKEHYYPSKDAIDMYSHYKEDIKLFAEMGFSVYRMSIAWSRIFPKGDEDKPNEEGLKFYEDVFKECLKYNIKPLVTITHFDCPMHLIKEYGGWRNRKLIKFYENLCNAIFNRYKGLVEYWLTFNEINMILHAPFMGAGLCFEEGENEEEVKYQASHHELVASALATKIAHEVDPNNKVGCMLAAGTYYPYSSKPEDVLAAQQKNDEMYFFVDVQSRGKYPSYALKKFERENLNIKMEKEDLEILEKYTVDFISFSYYTTRCASADKTKYIMPKDNIAADIKNPELKQTDWGWTVDPLGIRVTLNDIYDRYQKPMFIVENGLGAYDKVDENGYVEDDYRIDYLREHIKNMKDAVEIDGVDLIGYTTWGPIDLVSAGTGEMSKRYGFIYVDRDDFGNGTLKRSRKKSFFWYKKVIESNGEDLE; via the coding sequence ATGGCTTTTAGAAAAGGTTTTTTATGGGGCGGTGCTACAGCTGCTAATCAATGTGAAGGCGGATTTGATAAAGGCGGAAGGGGACTTGCAAATGTTGATGTTGCTCCTCATGGCAGAGATAGAGCCGCTGTTATTACTGGTAAAATGAAAATGTTTGATTTTGATAAGGAGCATTATTATCCTTCAAAAGATGCTATTGATATGTATTCTCATTATAAAGAGGATATAAAGTTATTTGCGGAAATGGGTTTTAGTGTTTATCGTATGTCTATTGCTTGGAGCAGAATATTTCCTAAAGGTGATGAAGATAAACCTAATGAAGAAGGATTAAAATTTTATGAAGATGTTTTTAAAGAATGTTTAAAATACAATATAAAACCATTAGTAACAATAACACATTTTGACTGCCCTATGCATCTAATAAAAGAATACGGCGGCTGGAGAAACAGAAAGCTCATAAAGTTTTATGAAAATCTCTGCAATGCTATATTTAACAGATATAAAGGATTGGTTGAATATTGGCTTACATTCAATGAAATTAATATGATACTTCATGCCCCTTTTATGGGAGCAGGACTTTGTTTTGAAGAGGGTGAAAATGAAGAAGAGGTTAAGTATCAGGCGAGTCATCATGAATTGGTTGCAAGTGCTTTAGCTACTAAAATAGCACATGAGGTTGATCCTAATAATAAAGTAGGATGTATGCTTGCTGCTGGAACTTATTATCCTTATTCTTCAAAACCTGAAGATGTACTAGCTGCTCAGCAAAAAAATGATGAGATGTATTTCTTTGTTGATGTTCAGTCAAGAGGAAAATATCCTTCTTATGCTTTGAAAAAATTTGAGAGAGAAAATTTAAATATAAAAATGGAAAAAGAAGATTTAGAAATTTTAGAAAAATATACTGTTGATTTTATCTCTTTCTCTTATTATACTACAAGATGTGCAAGTGCTGATAAAACTAAATATATTATGCCCAAAGATAATATAGCAGCTGATATAAAAAATCCGGAATTAAAACAAACTGATTGGGGCTGGACTGTTGACCCATTAGGTATAAGAGTTACTTTAAATGATATTTATGACAGATATCAAAAACCTATGTTTATAGTTGAAAACGGACTCGGTGCTTATGATAAAGTTGATGAGAACGGATATGTTGAAGATGATTATAGAATAGATTATTTAAGAGAGCATATAAAAAATATGAAAGACGCTGTTGAGATTGACGGAGTAGATTTGATAGGCTATACAACTTGGGGACCTATAGATTTAGTTTCTGCTGGTACTGGTGAAAT
- the celB gene encoding PTS cellobiose transporter subunit IIC: MKEKFNAFMESKFLPIMSKVAGNRYLNCIKDGFVFATPFIIIGSFVLLLFNLPLNDPTNFMYFKPYENFVNAFSKHYIQIFNVSMGVMSLFISFGIGYSLAGYYNIDKLTNGFLSMYSFLLLSAKSLAVTVIGAASQLLYVAEETNVAVLDARYMDAKGLFVAIIASISAVEISRFLLNKKIMIKLPDSVPPAISKSFEILIPVAVISFLFQTINWIIQNSMQIMVPDLIMKVLQPLLSMSDGLVSIIIILLLVHILWFCGIHGANVVQAIINPIVLTNLALNQTALAAGEQIPKVFAGEFLNSFVYIGGSGATLGLCIAMIMSKSEHLKYVGKLSIVPGFFNINEPIMFGAPIVMNPIFVIPFIITPIINAVISYSFLKFNIISRIVGLVPWTTPSVLGSFISTNLNFLAPALIIALIVLDYFIYKPFLNMYIKELEKEEASKQQNN, translated from the coding sequence ATGAAAGAAAAATTTAATGCTTTTATGGAAAGTAAATTTCTCCCTATTATGTCCAAAGTGGCAGGAAATAGATATCTTAACTGTATTAAAGATGGTTTTGTATTTGCAACGCCTTTCATTATAATAGGTTCATTTGTTTTATTACTTTTTAATTTGCCTCTAAATGATCCTACAAATTTTATGTATTTCAAACCTTATGAAAACTTTGTAAACGCATTTTCTAAACATTATATACAAATATTTAATGTAAGTATGGGAGTAATGTCTTTATTTATATCATTTGGAATAGGATATTCATTAGCCGGATATTATAATATAGATAAACTTACAAACGGATTTTTATCTATGTATTCTTTTTTGCTATTATCAGCAAAATCATTAGCTGTAACTGTAATAGGGGCGGCTTCTCAATTATTGTATGTTGCAGAAGAAACTAATGTAGCTGTATTGGATGCCAGATATATGGATGCTAAAGGTCTTTTTGTAGCTATTATTGCTTCTATATCAGCAGTAGAAATATCAAGATTTTTACTAAACAAAAAAATTATGATTAAACTTCCAGATTCTGTTCCTCCTGCAATATCAAAATCCTTTGAAATTTTAATTCCAGTTGCAGTCATATCTTTCTTATTCCAAACTATAAACTGGATAATACAAAACAGCATGCAGATTATGGTGCCGGATTTAATAATGAAAGTATTACAGCCATTATTAAGTATGTCTGACGGTTTGGTATCTATTATTATTATATTATTATTAGTACATATATTATGGTTCTGCGGTATACATGGGGCAAATGTTGTTCAAGCTATTATTAATCCTATAGTTTTAACTAATTTAGCATTAAACCAAACAGCACTTGCCGCAGGCGAACAAATACCAAAAGTATTTGCAGGAGAGTTTTTAAATAGTTTTGTATATATAGGCGGCTCTGGTGCTACTTTGGGATTATGTATAGCTATGATTATGAGTAAAAGCGAACACCTAAAATATGTAGGAAAACTTTCTATAGTACCCGGATTTTTTAATATCAATGAACCTATTATGTTTGGTGCTCCTATTGTTATGAATCCTATTTTTGTTATACCATTCATTATTACTCCTATTATAAATGCTGTTATATCTTATTCATTTTTGAAATTTAATATAATAAGCAGAATAGTAGGATTGGTGCCTTGGACTACACCTTCTGTATTAGGTTCTTTTATATCTACTAATTTAAACTTTTTAGCACCAGCATTGATAATAGCATTAATTGTATTGGATTATTTTATTTACAAGCCTTTTTTAAATATGTATATAAAAGAGTTAGAAAAAGAAGAGGCATCTAAGCAGCAAAATAACTAA
- a CDS encoding putative quinol monooxygenase, with the protein MIKIVSKNPVKEENKKKFIETAKELIEKSRKEDGCISYSLYESIDGKYLSFIEEWKDEKAIENHNNTEHFKSIVPKLAELTENGKETVLYKEIKNF; encoded by the coding sequence ATGATAAAAATAGTATCTAAAAATCCTGTTAAAGAAGAAAATAAAAAAAAATTTATTGAAACTGCTAAAGAGCTTATAGAAAAAAGCAGAAAAGAAGACGGGTGCATATCATATAGTTTATATGAAAGTATAGATGGCAAATACTTATCTTTTATAGAAGAATGGAAAGATGAGAAAGCTATAGAAAATCATAATAATACCGAACATTTCAAGTCAATAGTACCTAAACTAGCTGAACTTACAGAAAATGGTAAAGAAACTGTTTTATATAAGGAAATAAAAAATTTTTAA
- the pth gene encoding aminoacyl-tRNA hydrolase: protein MITKLIIGLGNPGDEYKNNRHNVGFILIDKIAENLSLNFDTNKKKSLYTRGKSKDIEYILLKPQTFMNLSGESAIYISKFFNVKTDDIIVIYDDMDIPFGTFKIKKGGSSGGHNGIKSLIAQLHSDDFTRIRIGIGRPNAGKKVNDYVLSNFSKKEMEELNTVIADNVIEAVKTALFESPIIAQNKYNKKINNKDNSNKSRLIKT from the coding sequence ATGATTACTAAATTAATTATAGGACTTGGAAATCCCGGTGATGAATATAAGAATAACAGACATAATGTTGGTTTTATTCTTATTGATAAAATAGCAGAAAATTTATCTCTTAATTTTGATACTAATAAAAAGAAGTCTTTATATACAAGAGGAAAATCTAAAGATATAGAATATATACTGCTTAAGCCTCAGACTTTTATGAATCTTTCCGGAGAATCTGCCATTTATATATCCAAATTTTTTAATGTAAAAACTGATGATATAATAGTAATATACGATGATATGGATATACCTTTCGGAACTTTTAAGATAAAAAAAGGGGGAAGTTCAGGAGGGCATAATGGAATAAAGAGTTTAATTGCCCAGCTTCATAGTGATGATTTTACTAGAATTAGAATAGGTATAGGAAGACCTAATGCTGGTAAAAAAGTTAATGATTATGTACTTTCAAATTTTAGTAAAAAAGAAATGGAAGAATTAAATACTGTTATTGCTGATAATGTTATAGAGGCAGTAAAAACGGCATTATTTGAATCTCCTATAATAGCTCAAAATAAATATAATAAAAAAATCAATAATAAAGATAATTCTAATAAATCTAGGTTAATAAAAACATGA
- the pth gene encoding aminoacyl-tRNA hydrolase: MMKLVMGLGNPGEQYKNHRHNVGYMILDRVAKKLNVELDIKKKKTVFGRGKHGKMEYLLLKPLTFMNLSGEAALYMASFMKITVENIIVIYDDTSVPIGEFRVIPSKTDDSEEDTEEYTIDHNGIKSIRESLKSYNFTKIGVGIGACPENEEKADFLLAPFSKDERKKIKDISDSVVDAACIALFDSPQAAKKKYS; encoded by the coding sequence ATGATGAAATTAGTAATGGGACTTGGCAACCCGGGCGAACAATATAAAAATCATAGACATAATGTAGGTTATATGATTTTAGATAGAGTTGCTAAGAAACTTAATGTTGAATTAGATATCAAAAAGAAAAAAACAGTTTTCGGCAGAGGCAAACATGGTAAAATGGAGTATTTACTTCTAAAGCCTCTTACTTTTATGAACCTTTCCGGAGAAGCAGCTCTTTATATGGCTAGCTTTATGAAAATTACTGTTGAAAATATTATCGTAATTTATGATGATACTAGCGTGCCAATAGGCGAATTTAGAGTTATACCTTCAAAAACTGATGATTCAGAAGAAGATACTGAAGAATACACTATAGATCATAATGGTATAAAAAGTATAAGAGAATCTTTAAAAAGCTATAATTTTACTAAAATTGGAGTTGGAATAGGTGCCTGCCCGGAAAATGAGGAAAAAGCCGATTTTCTTTTAGCACCTTTTTCAAAAGATGAAAGAAAAAAAATTAAAGATATATCTGATAGTGTTGTAGATGCTGCTTGTATAGCTTTATTTGATTCTCCTCAGGCGGCAAAAAAGAAATATTCATGA